Proteins from a genomic interval of Lelliottia amnigena:
- a CDS encoding Pectate lyase, producing the protein MKISKIALTVGILSVFSFSALAQDSERLSSIKLFADTVLDKAGDRYGHNSPLLADGVDPRTGKQMEWIFPDGKAAVLSNFSAQQNLMRVLVGLTHLTGEAKYKQRAEANVRYYFDHYQDPSGLLLWGGHRFIDLRTLEPQGPSEKEMVHELKNAYPYYDLMFAVNDKATARFIKAFWNAHVYDWKTLETSRHGEYGKAMGSLWQSDFEQQPPFFATKGLSFLNAGNDLIYSASLLYQYDRDAGALTWSKRLAEQYVLPRDKKTGLGVYQFTQALKRADTLDDSDTHSKYGDRAQRQFGPELGLDALEGNMLLKGRTSTLYSENALMQLALAKQLGNDGNDLKKWTLDGLRAFATYAYDEPTNTFRPMLANGTDLSGYVLKRDGYYGKKGTTLKAYPAGNEFLLSYARAWTLEPDHAIWRVARGIAKGQNLGDIGEHGDAKLALNMQTDNHEPYAIFALIDLWQATGQKAYLTLADRVGQNILNTQRVNGFFVDDPQAEFANIDHIAPYALLALEAAFNNKSDAVAPFLNGAGFTEGAYLMSDGTVRYSTRDDELFKLKPGELLKPNGKK; encoded by the coding sequence ATGAAGATTTCAAAAATAGCGCTGACGGTGGGTATTCTGAGCGTCTTCTCGTTTTCCGCTCTCGCACAGGACAGTGAGCGTTTGAGCAGCATTAAGCTGTTCGCGGACACGGTTCTCGATAAGGCTGGCGATCGATATGGACATAACTCGCCGCTGTTGGCAGACGGCGTGGATCCGCGCACAGGCAAACAGATGGAGTGGATCTTCCCGGACGGCAAAGCGGCGGTGCTGTCCAACTTCTCCGCCCAACAGAACTTGATGCGCGTCCTGGTGGGATTAACTCATCTGACCGGCGAGGCAAAATATAAACAGCGGGCCGAAGCGAATGTCCGTTATTACTTCGACCACTATCAAGATCCGAGCGGCCTGCTGCTGTGGGGCGGGCATCGTTTTATCGACCTGAGAACCCTTGAACCACAGGGCCCCAGTGAAAAGGAGATGGTTCACGAGCTCAAGAATGCCTATCCCTATTACGATCTGATGTTTGCTGTGAATGACAAAGCCACCGCGCGATTTATCAAAGCCTTCTGGAATGCGCACGTTTACGACTGGAAAACACTGGAAACCAGCCGCCATGGTGAGTACGGCAAAGCGATGGGATCGCTGTGGCAAAGCGACTTTGAGCAACAGCCACCGTTTTTTGCCACTAAGGGACTGAGCTTCCTCAACGCCGGGAACGATCTTATCTACTCCGCTTCGCTGCTCTATCAGTACGATCGTGACGCGGGCGCGCTGACTTGGTCGAAGCGCCTTGCCGAGCAGTACGTGCTGCCGCGCGATAAAAAAACTGGGCTGGGGGTTTACCAGTTTACGCAGGCGCTCAAGCGCGCCGACACCCTCGATGACAGCGATACCCACTCAAAGTATGGCGATCGCGCCCAGCGTCAGTTTGGTCCGGAGCTGGGCCTCGACGCACTGGAAGGCAATATGCTGCTGAAAGGCAGGACCAGCACACTCTATTCCGAAAACGCGCTGATGCAGCTGGCGCTGGCAAAACAACTGGGCAACGACGGTAACGATCTCAAAAAATGGACGCTGGATGGTCTGAGAGCCTTTGCCACCTACGCCTATGACGAGCCGACCAATACCTTCCGTCCGATGTTGGCCAATGGAACGGATCTCTCTGGCTACGTCTTAAAACGGGACGGCTACTACGGCAAAAAAGGCACAACACTGAAAGCCTATCCTGCGGGCAATGAATTCCTGCTTTCCTACGCCCGCGCCTGGACGCTCGAACCTGATCACGCCATCTGGCGCGTAGCACGCGGCATCGCCAAAGGCCAGAATCTTGGCGATATCGGTGAGCACGGCGATGCAAAACTCGCGCTGAACATGCAGACGGATAACCACGAGCCCTATGCCATTTTTGCGCTGATCGACCTGTGGCAGGCGACGGGGCAAAAAGCGTATCTGACGCTGGCTGATCGCGTGGGACAAAATATCCTCAACACCCAGCGCGTGAACGGCTTCTTCGTGGACGATCCGCAGGCTGAGTTTGCCAACATCGACCATATTGCGCCTTACGCACTGCTTGCGCTGGAAGCGGCTTTCAACAATAAATCGGACGCGGTTGCGCCGTTCCTGAACGGTGCGGGATTCACCGAAGGCGCTTATCTGATGTCGGACGGGACGGTTCGCTACTCCACCCGTGACGATGAGCTGTTCAAGCTTAAGCCGGGTGAACTGCTCAAGCCTAACGGCAAGAAGTAA
- the clpP_1 gene encoding ATP-dependent Clp protease proteolytic subunit: protein MHYSQKDRDNTDKAEGKNGTGALQQKLLESRSIIISGEIDQTLAEKVITQMILLQSVSNDPIKLYINSQGGHVEAGDTIHDFIKFIRPDVHVIGTGWVASAGITIFLAAKKEHRYALPNTRFMIHQPLGGVRGQATDIEIEAREIIRMLERVNKLISDATGQPLEKVKKDTDRNFWMSPAEALDYGIVGKIITHYDDLKLD from the coding sequence ATGCACTACTCACAGAAAGATCGCGATAACACGGATAAAGCAGAAGGCAAAAACGGCACGGGCGCTTTGCAGCAAAAGCTGCTTGAGTCACGCTCGATTATTATTTCTGGCGAAATTGACCAGACGCTGGCGGAAAAAGTGATTACTCAGATGATCCTGCTGCAAAGCGTCAGCAACGATCCGATCAAGCTCTATATCAACAGCCAGGGCGGCCACGTTGAAGCGGGCGACACCATCCACGACTTCATCAAATTTATTCGTCCGGACGTGCATGTCATCGGCACTGGTTGGGTCGCAAGCGCGGGGATCACTATCTTCCTGGCGGCGAAAAAAGAGCATCGTTACGCGCTGCCGAATACCCGCTTTATGATCCACCAGCCGCTGGGCGGCGTGCGCGGTCAGGCGACGGATATTGAAATCGAAGCGCGCGAAATCATCCGCATGCTGGAGCGCGTAAACAAACTGATTTCTGACGCGACCGGACAGCCGCTGGAAAAAGTGAAAAAAGACACCGACCGTAACTTCTGGATGTCCCCTGCGGAGGCGCTGGACTACGGCATCGTGGGCAAAATCATCACACATTATGATGATTTAAAGCTGGATTAA
- the gadX_2 gene encoding helix-turn-helix domain-containing protein yields the protein MNLASPSYPSNKRLFCVEDFIGFGERYGIDYHFPRLNDVASQNSPVLHGDVEEMTLSSGISLTHSDVRVLQPYETTSRHSSPLYMLVVLEGCVTLTLNGEEYQVRSGMAFSSCLSEQQVMSARHAADSTLKTLSFGVYPNDAQRESLLESLLQEWQCLHAPTFVWQVPGFVLTGIQHAQQHGLSALSRKLLLEGLMYQLLGHGLHQRQQQQVNCRALPMAGERARLEHIRQMLEQSPEQEFTLAHLAAQAAMSPSSLRSKFRQAYGCTVFDYLRDCRLELARRYLLEGHSVQQAAWMSGYQHATNFSTAFRRRYGISPGDLRQRG from the coding sequence ATGAATCTTGCCTCGCCGTCATATCCGTCAAATAAGCGCCTGTTTTGCGTGGAAGACTTTATCGGTTTTGGCGAGCGCTACGGCATTGATTATCACTTTCCGCGCCTCAACGATGTGGCTAGCCAAAACAGCCCGGTGCTGCATGGCGACGTCGAAGAGATGACTCTTTCCTCCGGTATTTCGTTAACCCATTCTGATGTGCGCGTGCTTCAGCCCTATGAAACCACCTCCCGCCACAGCAGCCCGCTGTATATGCTGGTGGTGCTGGAAGGGTGCGTCACGTTGACGCTGAACGGCGAAGAATATCAGGTGCGATCCGGGATGGCGTTCAGTTCGTGTTTAAGCGAGCAGCAGGTAATGAGCGCACGCCACGCCGCCGATAGCACATTGAAAACGCTCTCTTTTGGCGTCTATCCAAACGATGCCCAGCGCGAGAGTTTGCTGGAATCGCTGCTTCAGGAATGGCAGTGTCTGCATGCGCCGACGTTTGTCTGGCAGGTGCCGGGATTTGTGCTGACGGGTATTCAGCATGCGCAGCAGCATGGTTTAAGTGCGCTATCGCGCAAGCTGCTGCTGGAAGGGCTGATGTATCAGTTGCTCGGTCACGGCTTGCATCAGCGTCAGCAGCAGCAGGTGAATTGTCGCGCATTGCCGATGGCCGGTGAACGCGCGCGTCTGGAACATATCCGGCAGATGCTGGAACAGTCACCGGAACAGGAGTTCACGCTTGCACATCTGGCGGCTCAGGCGGCGATGAGCCCGAGCAGCCTGCGCAGTAAATTCCGCCAGGCGTATGGCTGCACGGTATTCGACTATCTGCGTGACTGCCGTCTTGAACTGGCGCGCCGTTATCTGCTTGAAGGCCACAGCGTTCAGCAGGCGGCATGGATGTCTGGCTATCAGCACGCTACCAATTTCTCTACCGCGTTTCGCCGTCGCTACGGCATCTCCCCCGGCGATTTACGCCAGCGCGGCTAA
- the ycfD gene encoding protein YcfD, with amino-acid sequence MAYQLNLNWPEFLEKYWQKQPVVLKNAFPNFIDPITPDELAGLAMEPEVDSRLVTHFNNQWQASNGPFEHFDGLGETGWSLLAQAVNHWHMPSAELVRPFRVLPDWRLDDLMISYSVPGGGVGPHIDQYDVFIIQGMGSRRWRVGDKLPMRQFCPHPALLHVDPFTPIVDEDLEPGDILYIPPGFPHDGFTHETALNYSVGFRGPNGRDLISSFADYALENDLGGEHYSDPDLTCRAHPGRIEQYELDRLRSMMIEMISQPDDFKKWFGSFVSTPRHELDIAAAEPAYEPEEVLDALMGGETLSRLSGLRVLNIGDSFFINSEQLETVDAKAADVLCRYTEFGQAELGDALQNPAFIDELTSLINQGYWYFDE; translated from the coding sequence ATGGCGTATCAACTGAATCTCAACTGGCCAGAATTCCTTGAAAAATACTGGCAAAAACAACCCGTTGTGCTGAAAAATGCCTTCCCGAATTTTATCGATCCGATCACGCCAGATGAGCTGGCAGGGCTGGCGATGGAGCCTGAGGTGGATAGCCGTCTGGTGACCCATTTCAACAATCAATGGCAGGCCAGCAACGGCCCGTTCGAGCATTTCGATGGCCTCGGTGAAACCGGCTGGTCGCTGCTGGCGCAGGCGGTGAATCACTGGCATATGCCCTCCGCCGAGCTGGTGCGTCCGTTCCGCGTACTGCCAGACTGGCGTCTTGACGATCTGATGATCTCTTATTCCGTACCGGGCGGCGGCGTGGGTCCGCATATCGATCAATACGATGTGTTTATCATTCAGGGGATGGGGAGCCGTCGCTGGCGCGTGGGTGACAAGCTGCCGATGCGTCAGTTCTGCCCGCATCCGGCATTGCTGCACGTCGATCCTTTCACACCGATCGTTGATGAAGATTTGGAACCGGGCGATATTCTGTATATTCCACCTGGATTCCCGCACGACGGCTTTACCCATGAAACTGCGCTGAACTATTCCGTTGGTTTCCGTGGGCCGAACGGTCGCGATCTGATCAGCAGCTTTGCGGATTACGCGCTGGAAAACGATCTGGGTGGCGAGCACTACAGCGATCCGGATCTGACCTGTCGCGCGCATCCTGGCCGCATTGAACAGTACGAACTCGATCGCCTGCGCAGCATGATGATCGAGATGATCAGCCAGCCGGACGATTTCAAAAAATGGTTCGGGAGCTTTGTCTCTACGCCGCGCCACGAGCTGGATATCGCTGCGGCGGAACCGGCATATGAGCCAGAAGAGGTGCTGGACGCGTTGATGGGCGGTGAAACGCTGAGCCGTCTGAGCGGCCTGCGCGTGCTGAACATCGGAGACAGCTTCTTTATCAACAGCGAACAGCTCGAAACTGTAGATGCGAAAGCCGCCGACGTGCTGTGTCGTTACACCGAGTTTGGCCAGGCTGAACTGGGTGACGCACTGCAAAATCCGGCGTTTATCGACGAACTGACCAGTCTGATTAACCAGGGTTACTGGTATTTCGACGAGTAA
- the kdgM_1 gene encoding oligogalacturonate-specific porin: MLRSLLLFTVPFMSIAAHAVTFDYRHEMNDSAGNSHKDRLLMSHRFANGFGLSLEGKWKGSQDKDKAFDETVSNGTEVVASYVYKINNTFQIEPGFSLDTSSSSNNYRPYLRGKANLTDDVSASLRYRPYYKRNSGNIGTAKDTSENGYNLTSVLSWKFLKDYQLDYEIDYKKANSAGVVLADSESYDWTHDFKLTYKFDKNWSPYMAVGNVSGSKVTDERQTRYRVGVKYSF, encoded by the coding sequence ATGTTGCGCTCATTGTTATTATTTACCGTCCCTTTTATGAGTATTGCGGCACACGCAGTCACCTTTGATTATCGTCATGAAATGAACGACAGCGCCGGTAATAGTCATAAAGACAGGCTGTTAATGTCTCACCGCTTTGCCAATGGCTTTGGCTTATCCCTTGAAGGTAAATGGAAAGGTTCTCAGGATAAAGATAAAGCCTTTGATGAAACCGTCAGCAATGGCACCGAAGTGGTAGCAAGTTACGTATATAAAATTAATAATACCTTCCAGATTGAGCCGGGTTTCTCGCTGGATACCAGCTCGTCATCGAATAATTATCGCCCTTACCTGCGCGGTAAAGCTAACCTGACCGATGACGTCAGCGCCTCACTGCGTTATCGTCCTTACTATAAACGTAACTCCGGCAATATTGGCACCGCAAAAGACACGTCAGAAAACGGTTATAACTTAACGAGCGTGCTGTCGTGGAAATTCCTGAAGGATTACCAGCTCGACTACGAAATTGACTATAAAAAAGCGAACTCAGCGGGCGTGGTATTAGCCGACAGCGAAAGTTACGATTGGACGCATGATTTTAAACTCACCTATAAGTTTGATAAAAACTGGTCCCCGTATATGGCGGTTGGGAATGTGTCCGGCAGTAAAGTCACGGATGAAAGGCAAACGCGTTACCGCGTTGGTGTGAAATATTCATTCTGA
- a CDS encoding N-acetyltransferase GCN5, protein MGLTTVSALHFSFAELTDILERCFEDYFVPVSLTPDAFALRFRAEGMSVEDSCVWTVDGEPAAIAIITRRANAARLAAFAISPAFRGKGLAKPMLAPLFETLKTRGVERFYLEVIAENTAAVALYQSLGFRITQGLKGFKSAETQNAPVAELFSTPPDALLRAVFRAPAEPTPWLLDPQMLTVLPGKVLTDNAGTWAAITTQTPAPQLRFLFVEPAMRGQGNARRMLQELNARYSGLFTPVAVPGCLAPLFTGSGYLPASMAQHEMIWDL, encoded by the coding sequence ATGGGACTGACCACCGTTAGCGCGCTTCACTTCAGTTTTGCAGAACTTACCGACATTCTTGAGCGCTGCTTCGAGGACTATTTTGTGCCGGTATCGCTCACGCCAGACGCGTTTGCGCTGCGCTTTCGGGCAGAAGGAATGAGCGTGGAGGATTCCTGCGTATGGACAGTGGATGGCGAACCGGCAGCAATCGCCATTATTACGCGTCGCGCCAACGCTGCTCGGCTGGCGGCATTTGCGATTAGCCCTGCATTTCGCGGGAAGGGGCTGGCAAAACCCATGCTCGCACCTCTGTTTGAGACACTAAAAACGCGCGGTGTTGAACGATTTTACCTGGAAGTAATTGCGGAAAACACCGCTGCCGTTGCGCTGTATCAGTCGTTGGGTTTTCGCATCACGCAGGGCTTAAAGGGCTTTAAAAGTGCCGAAACGCAGAATGCGCCCGTGGCAGAACTCTTTTCCACTCCACCCGATGCGCTGCTACGCGCCGTCTTTCGCGCACCGGCTGAGCCCACGCCCTGGCTGCTTGATCCCCAGATGCTGACCGTTCTTCCCGGCAAGGTTTTGACGGACAACGCCGGAACCTGGGCCGCTATCACCACGCAGACCCCTGCCCCGCAGCTGCGCTTTCTGTTTGTTGAGCCGGCGATGCGAGGCCAGGGTAATGCGCGGCGAATGCTCCAGGAACTTAATGCGCGCTATTCAGGTCTTTTTACCCCCGTTGCGGTGCCAGGTTGTCTCGCGCCTCTTTTCACTGGAAGTGGATATCTGCCAGCGTCGATGGCGCAGCATGAGATGATTTGGGACCTCTGA
- the glpR_1 gene encoding DeoR family transcriptional regulator, with protein MLDYAAFPEQRQDRIRAILQENGRVVCAELATQMRVSEHTIRRDLHELSKEGICKKVYGGAVLQLPDAGNFFSREQKNSAIKDTIAQKAATFIKPGSCIFIDTGTTNLALAKAIPADLSVTIVTNSPAIAAELLRHPQCDVIMTGGQIQRASGGTVCATAASQIQGIIFDQAFIGGCAMDPETGLTGFDFADCEFKKMVIAQSSQTLVALTTDKIPGVARFVVAKSSDIDVLVVEASMDNAVLDAFAAQDVRIVCA; from the coding sequence ATGCTCGATTATGCTGCTTTTCCGGAACAACGGCAAGATCGGATCCGCGCGATCCTTCAGGAGAACGGCAGAGTGGTATGCGCCGAACTGGCGACGCAAATGAGGGTGTCGGAACATACGATTCGCCGTGATTTACATGAACTTAGTAAAGAAGGTATTTGCAAAAAAGTCTACGGCGGCGCGGTGCTCCAGCTGCCGGATGCCGGAAATTTCTTTAGTCGTGAGCAGAAAAATAGTGCAATAAAAGACACAATCGCGCAAAAAGCTGCAACATTTATCAAGCCAGGGAGTTGTATTTTTATCGACACCGGCACGACCAATCTCGCGCTGGCGAAGGCGATCCCTGCCGATCTTAGCGTGACGATCGTAACCAATTCTCCGGCGATTGCGGCGGAACTGCTGCGTCATCCGCAGTGCGACGTGATCATGACCGGCGGACAGATCCAGCGTGCGTCGGGCGGAACGGTGTGCGCGACGGCGGCGAGCCAGATCCAGGGCATTATTTTTGATCAGGCCTTTATTGGCGGCTGCGCGATGGATCCGGAAACGGGTCTGACCGGCTTTGATTTTGCTGACTGTGAGTTCAAGAAAATGGTTATTGCACAGAGCAGTCAGACGCTGGTGGCGCTGACGACGGATAAAATCCCCGGCGTGGCGCGCTTTGTGGTGGCGAAAAGCAGCGATATCGATGTGCTGGTCGTCGAAGCGAGTATGGACAACGCGGTTTTAGACGCGTTTGCGGCTCAGGATGTTCGCATTGTGTGCGCCTGA
- a CDS encoding glycoside hydrolase family protein, translating to MHPFTELPVTGNVQTLMSVYARKESPSIFSPVARELLAGSPVGVQGAVVGDAVEGNAHWYRIDEDVYIWAGACTPLDPYPAFPENTRTNWMAVVFEVR from the coding sequence ATGCACCCCTTCACCGAACTGCCAGTCACCGGCAACGTGCAAACCCTGATGAGCGTGTATGCGCGCAAAGAAAGTCCGTCGATTTTCTCACCTGTCGCGCGTGAGTTGCTCGCAGGAAGTCCGGTGGGTGTTCAGGGAGCGGTCGTGGGTGACGCGGTGGAAGGCAATGCGCACTGGTATCGCATCGACGAGGATGTCTATATTTGGGCGGGGGCATGTACACCGCTCGATCCTTATCCAGCCTTTCCAGAAAATACCAGAACGAACTGGATGGCCGTGGTGTTTGAGGTACGTTAG
- the trpS2 gene encoding tryptophanyl-tRNA synthetase II gives MHTKTTILTGDRPTGPLHLGHFVGSLRQRVALQHDYQQYVLVADLQGLTDNGSNPQKIRDNIPEVLADYLAAGIDPTLTTICLQSALPALAELTALYMNIVTVARVERNPTVKNEIAQKGFARSLPVGFLVYPISQAADISAFKAEVVPVGDDQLPMIEQTNEIVHKMNSLLPAPVLRHCKAMLSDTSRLPGIDGSAKMSKSLGNTLLLSASEESIHRAVSAMYTDPKHLKVSDPGQIDGNVVFTYLDAFHPDKAKVAAMKAHYQQGGLGDRTCKNELEECLQELIAPMRERRATYIQDKGTLMSLLKKGSERAHDITQQTLREVKLGLGVPVF, from the coding sequence ATGCACACCAAAACCACTATTCTGACCGGCGATCGTCCCACCGGCCCTTTGCATCTCGGCCATTTTGTGGGCTCGCTGCGCCAGCGCGTGGCACTGCAACACGACTATCAGCAGTATGTTCTGGTCGCCGACCTGCAGGGTCTGACCGATAACGGCAGCAATCCGCAAAAAATCCGCGACAACATTCCTGAAGTGCTGGCTGATTATCTGGCGGCGGGCATCGATCCCACACTCACCACGATCTGCCTGCAATCCGCCCTGCCCGCGCTCGCCGAGCTGACCGCGCTGTACATGAACATTGTCACCGTCGCCCGCGTGGAGCGTAACCCGACGGTGAAAAACGAGATCGCGCAGAAAGGTTTCGCCCGCTCGCTGCCGGTCGGTTTTCTGGTGTATCCCATCAGCCAGGCGGCAGATATCAGCGCGTTCAAGGCCGAAGTCGTGCCCGTTGGTGACGACCAGTTGCCAATGATCGAGCAAACCAATGAAATCGTCCATAAGATGAATAGCCTGCTGCCCGCGCCCGTGTTGCGCCACTGCAAAGCCATGCTGAGCGACACCAGCCGTCTGCCGGGTATCGACGGCAGCGCCAAAATGTCGAAATCACTCGGCAACACGCTGCTCCTTTCCGCCAGCGAAGAGAGCATTCACCGTGCGGTGAGCGCTATGTATACCGATCCGAAGCATTTGAAGGTCAGCGATCCGGGGCAAATTGACGGCAATGTGGTGTTCACTTATCTCGACGCGTTTCACCCGGACAAAGCCAAAGTGGCCGCGATGAAAGCGCATTATCAGCAGGGCGGACTGGGCGACAGAACATGTAAAAATGAGCTGGAAGAGTGCCTGCAGGAGCTGATTGCACCCATGCGCGAGCGACGCGCGACCTATATTCAGGATAAAGGAACGCTGATGTCCCTGCTAAAAAAAGGCAGCGAGCGCGCGCACGACATCACCCAGCAGACATTGCGTGAAGTGAAGCTGGGGCTGGGCGTGCCGGTGTTTTAG
- a CDS encoding bleomycin resistance protein, protein MNIAHVALWTRHLDAQVKFWETVFAGQSNERYISKNRPGFESHFITLSDGPTIELMALPELADAPSAAEFVGWAHIAINVGGKADVDRMAENARQSGTLLSAPRMTGDGYYEAVIADPDGNRIELVGE, encoded by the coding sequence ATGAACATTGCACACGTCGCACTCTGGACCCGCCATCTGGACGCGCAGGTTAAGTTCTGGGAAACGGTTTTTGCCGGCCAGAGTAATGAACGTTACATCAGCAAAAACCGCCCTGGGTTTGAATCGCATTTTATTACGCTAAGTGACGGCCCTACGATTGAGCTGATGGCATTACCGGAACTTGCTGACGCGCCGTCGGCTGCGGAATTTGTCGGCTGGGCGCATATTGCCATCAACGTCGGTGGCAAAGCGGACGTCGATCGGATGGCGGAAAACGCCCGTCAGAGCGGCACGTTGTTAAGCGCCCCGCGCATGACCGGTGATGGCTATTATGAAGCGGTGATTGCGGACCCGGACGGCAACCGGATCGAGCTGGTTGGCGAGTAA
- a CDS encoding response regulator receiver protein, which translates to MTIYGKDHLFIYGVEKVLKQLRREQHVGPNGDPPCVYVTSGMDIQEMYSLFFTTPPDHCSIFITSERYFDSLNRLFPGLMKLCLSEKLTVEELRQALKVMSLLSAQNQSSGYLPDTFKFTNAEQQIMRLILRGHSLDDIARIRGVSPTTVSVQRNGLMKRTGTKSLMELCSLYTAIRSH; encoded by the coding sequence ATGACTATCTATGGAAAAGATCATTTATTCATTTATGGAGTAGAGAAAGTACTGAAGCAACTGCGTCGGGAGCAGCACGTAGGACCAAACGGCGATCCCCCCTGTGTGTATGTCACGTCGGGAATGGATATTCAGGAAATGTATTCTCTGTTCTTCACCACCCCGCCGGATCACTGTTCTATATTTATCACCTCCGAGCGGTACTTTGATTCACTTAACCGCCTGTTTCCGGGGCTCATGAAGCTATGCCTGTCAGAAAAGCTGACGGTCGAAGAACTGCGTCAGGCGCTTAAGGTGATGAGCCTGCTGTCGGCGCAGAATCAAAGTTCAGGCTATCTGCCTGATACCTTTAAATTTACCAACGCTGAACAGCAGATCATGAGATTGATTCTGCGCGGACATTCACTCGATGATATCGCGCGGATCCGCGGCGTGAGCCCTACTACCGTGAGCGTTCAGCGCAATGGCTTGATGAAGCGCACGGGAACGAAAAGCCTGATGGAGCTCTGTTCGCTTTATACCGCGATACGTTCCCATTAA